In Xiphophorus maculatus strain JP 163 A chromosome 17, X_maculatus-5.0-male, whole genome shotgun sequence, the genomic stretch gtggttgtaatgtgacaaaatacgAAAAAGTTCCCTGGTTATCAATATATTGATTGGAAATTATAACTAGtgctttttccatcaatattaagaaattatcgacttaaaacaagttcttatTTCTGGCTGTAAAGTTATAGTTCTGTCTTCTTTCAAATGTACCAAGATGTTTGctctaaaaccacaaaaacacgTTTGTACTTTGGAAATCAGTTTCACAGAAACCTTTTCCTCTCCTTCCAGGTGGCGGCTGCCTGTGTGTTCAGCGgcatgctgctgctgtcaggAGGCACACGCCGTCAGTCAGTTCAGCTCCGTGTCTCCACTCGGAGCCCATTCACTCATTACGGCGGACACGCGTCCCGGCGCAGCCTCCGCCCTACCTGTCAAACTCAGTTGTCCCGAAGCGCGCAGACCACCTCACAACCCGCTGCGTGTCCCGCTCACGCCGCCTCCAGCTGCGGATTTAAGGCGACATTCTTCCCTTCTTTGCGCGTCTGATGTCGGAGTTTAGCTGGAATTGTCCGGTTGTTGCGTAATTGGATGATTTAAGTTGCGTAAAAGCTCTTTTGGCGTGCTGCATTatccgggttttttttttcttcttcttttatctaAAAAGTGCTTCCAGTGATTCAGATGCGGTgcgtaaaaacaaaagataaagaTGGACAATAAGAGTTGTTCAGGAaagaactgaaaataataaaaatgtgcgTAATCCTACCAATCACGGTAAATACTTTATTTCGCTTTACTCATCGCAAAACCTTTACCCACGCtccaaaaaaaactttacaatcTGTGCGTAAAATGTCctttatttctaaataagaTGTCTAATTCCTCTATTTGAACCATTTCTCCTTAGTTTTCTTGAAGTTACTCACTTATTGATCCATTAATTAGTgcattttgaccatttcttcCCATAACTCCCAAAGGGTTGTGCGTAAATACTTTGCgtaaaagtttgtttctcactgttttttttttatgtttgttttcaccacTTTTACTCACTTAATGTTGGCCTAAACTTGGTCTATTATAGGCACAAAAAAATAAGCATTCACGTTTAATAAAAGGTGCATAAAGTTAACAGAAGAGTAGGTGTTGATCCCttaaaggttaaaaatataatttctgttattttccttCGTTGCTTTTATATCATTTCCACTCTGCTCTCCATAGcaaacatcaagaaaaaaagaaaaagacattgaaagaaattcagtaaatctctttatttttggACTAAATCGTAGAAAATATGGTTATAAAGAATTATTCAACATCTGCTTGTGAATAGAAGATAAAGAGCTGGCAGTATAATGCATGGCTATTGCACTCTTTTTTTGGACAATAGCTGCATAAGTTTGATCATTGTGACATGATATAATGCAATAACATGGTTCTGCTATTAAATAAGACACATTGGTGctatataataaaaacatcgGAGTGTCAAACTCCTGCTGGAGACCTCGTGAACACAAGAGCCAGAGAATAATAGACTACAGGTCTACGTTGGCAGGAGGTATTAGAAATAACTTCGCAATAgacaaaatatatacaaaaaggATGTGTACAAAACATCTATAAATCTCTTACAtacaaaaatatcttaatatatTCCCAAAAAAAGCGTCTGATATAGAATTTAATAGAATAAATCCGCAACCTGGAAGCATTTGAACTGAATTCAGCTTCGGAGAGGTTTAACAAAAAAGGGTCGGTGTGATTGGATTAGCATAGATGAGGAGCggcattttaaataatgttttgttttctggacaGCATGAATTCACGTTAGCatctctttttgttgtgtttttcccaCTTTGTCTCCTTTTAACCCTGAGTCTTTAATCAGTCTTTAGGATTAAAACAGCGCGCCTTGTTCTCCGGGACCATCCCAAGCGCCGGACAACAAAACTCAGACGAGTTGATCCAgaattctgtgaaaaaacaaaacaaagcaattagATCAAAATTCAACAAACGTTTCTGAAGGTTGTAGAAAACAAGTGCGTCGTCTTACCTTGGAGATGCTCAGAACCAGTTGGTGAAGTCCAGCAGCTCCTGCTCCTCCGGACTCAGCGGGTCGTAGGAGCCTTCATCCGACGAGTAGGAGGACACGGGTGACCCGGCCATGGAGTTCATGTCCGCGGAGTAACCCTGCGACATGCCGGGCGACAGCACGCCGGCCTGGAAGGCGGCGCTCACCGCGTCGTGCTcgtccagcagctgctgcagggcgCGGATGTACTCCACCGCGGAGCGCAGCGTCTCCACTTTGCTCATCTTCTTGTTGGCGGCTCCGTTGGGGACGTGCTCACGCAGCGTGGCGAAGCCGTTGTTCACCAGCTTCACCCGGTTGCGCTCGCGCTCGTTCCGGCGGGCCACCGCGTGCGGCTGCTGCTGCGGGAGCGTGTAGCCGAAGCCCGCGAAGTTCAGCCGCCGCTTGCAGCGCAGCAGCTCCGGTGAGGAGGAGCGCTGCCGCTTCGGCTGCCTGGACTTCCCGCTGCACTGACTGctactgctgcagctgctgctggggctCAGCTGGATGCTCTGCGCCGAAAAGTAACACGCGGTGGGaaccagctgctgctggctgacGTTAATTTCCATTTTGGCTGTAATGTCCATCTCCGGAAAGTAACTTTTAAGTCTCGAGGCGGTGCGTCCCGCTCGTGCCGTTCACGTGTTTCGACCGCACTTGTTCCGGTGGGGGCAGTCCGCCTCTCAGCGCTGAAATGTGTCCTGGAAGACAGACTCCACTGCTTTTCAATGCGCTTGGATGAGAGCTGGCCACGCCCACTGGTCGCGTGGATACACCTTGGGCTCCTGCGTCGGGTACCGGTGCGTCGCGCGCGTCAGACGCGTGCCACTTGAAGCGCTAAACAAACAGAGCGCGGAGAGGAGGTGAGCGGATGGAAACCTCTTTACAATAACAGTTTGTCCTGAATGCGAGACTTCTTTCGGTTTCTCAGCAAGC encodes the following:
- the ascl1 gene encoding achaete-scute homolog 1, which translates into the protein MDITAKMEINVSQQQLVPTACYFSAQSIQLSPSSSCSSSSQCSGKSRQPKRQRSSSPELLRCKRRLNFAGFGYTLPQQQPHAVARRNERERNRVKLVNNGFATLREHVPNGAANKKMSKVETLRSAVEYIRALQQLLDEHDAVSAAFQAGVLSPGMSQGYSADMNSMAGSPVSSYSSDEGSYDPLSPEEQELLDFTNWF